The Corvus moneduloides isolate bCorMon1 chromosome 4, bCorMon1.pri, whole genome shotgun sequence genomic interval ACATATAACATATTATGTATTTGTTGTATGCATTGGGGAGCAGGGACTAGGGTAAGAAGTTGATAACTCTTGTtagtaaatattaaaatacagttttatacATCTAACTGCAATCTTTTGTATTAATTACAGAGGTTTTTATAGGGAACACTGACAAGTTTTCTTTGAgtaattaaattttcagtttacagctagaaatgagaaataaaagtttttaagATCAGATCACTTTTGTTATTCCAGTGAAGTTAAAAACAAGCGAACAAAAACCAGACCGCCACCAAAAAAGGTTGGGGTTGCTCTCTTTTATTACAACTATTCTTGCCTTGCACAAAAAAGATGTTATGTTACTATATTTATGGATCCAGCAGTTGTTGATGTCTTGCTCTGGTGTTCGTGCAGCTTTCCTTTTTGAGGGAACTCTTGGTGTTAGAGCAGGGGAAGGCTCTCAGCAAAGACCTGCGCTCAAGGAGTTGGGTTGCTTtccacagcctggctgtgagGCATCAAATACTCAGTCCTGTGTGGTCCTGAGTCATAATTGTGGGGATGCAGGTGTCCCTTGGAGGGAGTGTGGGAGCAAGCCAGGTGTGAAATCTTGTGTTTAAAACAGAGAGCTTGAGGGGTCTTTGGCCATGAACTGTCTTGTAGCCTGTGACCCTTGCTGGTGTGGCTGACTGGGATCAGGGAGAGAGATCTCCCAGGCAATGCTGGAGTCAGCTCTGGGTAATGCTTTGAGTGCCACAACAGGGCCAGAGCTACTGTGGAGATGATCTCAGTTGTTAAGGAGGTGGGCTGCTATGTTTTCAGCCTTCACGGCCTTTTCAGAGTATGCAGGTTCTCAATGTGCTAGAGAAGTCTTCCACCCAGGATCATGTCCAAACATAAAGCATTCTCATTGCTGCTTGCTTGGAAATATAAAACCTTAACAGTTTTGGTTATAATTTGATACAAGCAATTTCAAATCATTAACTGTTTTaagaagctgctgctcagcattgCTCAGATGACACGTCTGCTCATATTTGCGAGGAGTGAGTAAAATGGAGGAGCTGAAAGCCTCTAAACCAGGTagaacagttttatttcattgttaCAGTGGGCTGGGAGGATGCACATGTTAGAGTTAGCTGACCATCCCTGACCCTGAATTGTAACAGAGACAGATTTAGAAAAGTGCCTGGTTTCTGTTCGTGTGAACTGAGAGAATGTGTAGGGCACAGTGGTGGACATAATTCCCTGTGTGAGGCTGTGTAAGTCCTTCagggggggaagaggagggttGTCACCAGTGGAGTGGCAAGGTGGCATCTGAGTGACTGCTGCCCAGAACATTAGCACTTACTCATCTGGGTGCCTGAATAACACCTTATGAAAACTTGATATTTAGTCCTAGCtcatgcttttttaaaacagaCGTTGGCAGCAAAGACAGGCAGTATTCTTTATGCATCTGTGCTGAACATGATATTCTTACTACATGAAGCACTTTGTATGGTGAGAGTTTTAGGATTCATTTCTGTTGACACATCTGCCTAAGACTTAGATCATGTTTGCTCACTATATAGTATCTTACATTTTTGGTTCCTTATCAGATGCATTTTGTCTGCCaatgaaagtaaaataattgTGTTGGGCATATAAAATGTCATTCAATGGAGGAATAACAAGCATGCTCTCTAGCTGGGTTTTGTACTGCTACTGTGAGTGGTATGCTTTGAACTGGAAGATCAGAAACTTTCATCTTTATTAGGAGACTTGTGACTGGCTTCATTTGCTGTCTGATTTTGTGAAAATGTTTGCAAGGGGGAATAGATTCTTCCCCCCTCTACTGTAACACAGCACTtaggttttatttcttactaataatttttaaagttttatataAATTCTCTAGATGATCACCAGTTCCATGCTAAGTTAAGTTCTGCAGACCTATACCTTCAGCTGCCAGTGCAATGAAGGAAGAGTCGGCTTAAGATGATTCCTTGAGCTGGATCTCAAGTACTGGTTGATGGAGCTGCTTGTTTATTGGTTGTACTAGTtggaaagcaaaccagtgagagaTTCCAAGTCAGAACTGCAacttaataggaaaattaaaataaatgcggtagtacagaaacactgacaaaGTCAGTGCACAATCTGACACCCTGTcggtcagggtggtggtagcagtccgattaaatggtggctgcagtccttgCTGGAGTGATGGATGTGATGCTGTcaaagcagtgatcctgtagaaagatCTGGTCCTTCTCCAGTGATGGTTGTCAAGCTCTTATCCTCTGGGAATCCTGTGGTAGATGCTCCtgtaggaatgcttggttcctccccctgggcagagcatctcacaatgggatgatgtaatttatgagtcatgcagtgagacCTTGATGGCCCATTAGCAGAAGGTATCCCttggagggagttatcagggatgagtCATGAAGGAGGTAAGGAACACagccccacctggttttaactgCTTATGAAGATGGcgatagaatacatactttgttttacatcttacattgtaacctcGGACACTGGTAAATGAACTCAGAGCTTCTGTGAGATGCTGACCTGCTCAGTGTGATCATCATTGCTGATCACAGGTGCTGAGCAGTGCCTAGGATGGTGTGGCTTTAATCTGCTAAATTGATTCAAACCTGTAGATGTCATGATGAGGCCAATTTTATCACAGTCTTCTGTCCGAGGGGCTCAGCTCCTCAGGGCTGTGAGTGCTAGTAGCTGTGTTATGAGTGCATCTCCTTCCTGAGGAGGACCTCTCTGCTGTGCATTCTGGCAAGGATTTTGGAGAGATCTGCTGCATCCTTCTAATAAAACAATCCAGAAGTCTGAGGGATTTTCTGTATCAGGTTGAGTAACTGCAGCTATTTCCAATCCCAGGTCAAATAACTTTGTGCCTGGACACTGATGGGAGGCAAGAATGAGGTTATGATCTAAGCAGtgtattaaaaaggaaataatggaatcacagaataggctgagttggaagggacccatcgAGATCATCGAGTCCCAGCTCGtagccctgtgcaggacactccaagaatcacaccatgtgcctgagaaaaGAATTATGTTCTTCTATTTTCTGAACTGTGAGTGAACTGAAATGGGAGCTCTGTCAGATCTCTAACTAATGCGTGcctttattaatatttctatgAAAACTTTTATGATTAATGTTCTGAGTCTTGATTGCTTATGactacctgaaaaaaacccacatcccCACTGCTGAATGCTAATAGATCATGTTCCTTTATAAGCTCAAGAGGAATACAAAGGGACAAAAAATGTGTGCTTGGTCTGTTGCCATGTTCAACATCAACTATCACTTCTGCTTTGTCTCCTTTCTGTCACATCAGCATAGCAACTGAGTAGGCAAACATGACTAGAAGCCAGGGAGATACGGTGATGCTGGATGGGGGCAAAGGATTTCCCAGgcctttttctccccagctggGTTGCTTAAGGTTACAGCAGGAGTTTCTGAGTATTGGTGAGACAAAACTGACGAGGATGTAGGATTTAATTACATTGCTTTccactgctgcctttgcagGGTGATGTGTAATTGTGTGGCGAAGTCCAGGAGCCATGAAGATAGTATGAGTCTTTGGGGATGGTGTGAAGGCAGATTATTAGGGTGTTAGTGCTTAGAGTCAAAAGACAAGGAAGCTTTTTGTTATTTCCATTGTCCTGGTGGTTAGAGTGTTGGCAAGCAACAGTGGTTGAATGGTTGAGAGGTACAAGCCTTTTCCTGCCCTAAGGGAGCTTGTGTGCAGGGCTGCTACAGTGGTAAAAGATCTTGGAGGGAGAGCAATTGGCACACCTGTCTGTAGAATGCTCTCTGGAATGatcaaagggaaagcaattTATGGATAATGGTGGATCCGGATCTGTTTGCCTTGTGCTGAGCAGCCTTTAACTTGCTGTTTGTGAGAAACGGCGTGGTGGGAACCATGTACGTGCCTGAGGCTGGGGAGAGAGGGCATGGCTGTCAGTGCTCCCCTGCAGGACTAGGACTCGAGGTACTGCTTTGTTCACACAGCAGTGCGGGGTGTGCTGGGGCCCCAGCCTTGAGTGCCAGCTCACTCGAGCTCTAGAGGGTCAGAACCCAGAGTGGCCAAGGTTTTTTGAGAGAGCTGCAGTGTATGTCTCTACAAGACCTTATCTAGCTCTTGAATTCAAAGATTTACTTTGAACTACCTTGCATTGGCACAGAAAAGCCTCAGGTGCTAAAAGTCTTTGAGAACTGAAGTACTTTGGCTGTAGTGTGTATAATGTAATATCCATCAATCTTCCAAGTGCAAGTAATAGTAGAAAGCAAATTGTGACTGCCTGCAGCCCCACCTGAGAAGACTCTGTGTAGTTCTGCATTCTGCTGAACTGGGAGTATGGATCACACCACGCATAGCCAGGAGTGTGTTTCCATGAGAGGACAGACCTTGTCATGCCTGAAAGAGGACAGTCAGTTTCCCTTTTTCAGAGCTCCTGTGCCCTGCCTTGGCCACACCTGGTTAGTCTGAACTTTGAACTACACTAGATTTTCTGAACTAGAAAATTTTAAGGGGAGCACTTTGATGGAGTACAGAATTATTCAAACTGTATTCAGCAGTTCAAGTGTAAAagagcttcatttttttttcctttgctcttctgAATGTATTGTGTTTGTTTCATTATCGTAGATGTCCATTAAGtactttctgttctttcatttgcttATGGTAGGCAGCTACTCCTGAATAAATTAGGAGGGACAATACAGAGAGGGTAGGATTATGTTGGCATGTGATTGTTGACTCACTTTCCAAAGAAAGAATAGGCTCAATTGtataatcctttttttccctcttcattCTGGCACATCAATTCACTGTTATTGTTTTTATTGCAGCTTGCTAAGTTTGCAGAACAAGTGACTTCTTTGAATGTTAAAAATGACTTATTTTGTAGCTTTTCACAGtaaaagtgccttttttttttttaatgatgaacTCTGATATTTTGAACACTGCCTATTAGAAAAAGTCCTGTCTGTATACAGGATGGTGAAATACTAAGGCAGCAGTGAAATTCTTGTATGCAGGTGCGTGTTAGGTGTATTTCTCCACACCCCCTCCAGTCAAACAGTGTGGTCAGAATGCAAATAAAGACAAATCCTCACTTCAGAGGGGAGCTGGGGTGTGTGGCTGATGTAATGTTTACAGGGTGATACTACTCAATGACCAGTGAACTGAGCTTCAGACCATATTTAAGACTTTCTTGTGCCATGCCCCCATgttaagaataaaatatttgggtGGGGAAGAACAGAGTAAACACACAGGaaactggttttggtttggtggggctttttttgttgtttttgtgttttgttttgggttttgttttggtttttttttttttgttttgttttttgttttttagtttaTTGTAGCAGGAGAAGTTCTCAGACCTGTAAAAAAGGAGCCacaaagaaaaggggaaagtgATTGCAAAAGCTGCATTCCATAGGGCAAGAAGCTAGGGAGTTACATTTCTGCAATGGAGATCTAAATTAGGAACAGGGAGAGTTCAACACTGATGGGTTGTGTGAGGTGTGAGGAGACTCACCAGGCTGTGTAGTAGTGTTTTGAGGGTGAACGTGGCCAGAGTGGTGATGTTCTactggagcagaggcagcagagatcGGGCTCAGTGTGACTGAGTTCCCTGTTCAGTAAAACTCCTCAAGATTCCTTTGAAAGAAATCTAGCCCAGGGAAGCTCAGATGGCTAGTGAATAATTCTGAATTTAGAGTAGGCCAAAACTGTTGACTGCAGCAAAACTGAGTTTTGCATTATATTGATAGAAataactatatttttttctaaattgaaGTGTTAAACTCCATAATATAGTATTTCCAGACCTGGCAACTACTAGAGCAGGGGCTGTTGGTTATATGAAAGCAGCTTCACTACAAGCTGACTATGCCTCCTCGATACCCTTGTAGACACCTGGAGTagtgtgttcagttctgggctccccagtatGAGAGAGAAATAGAGCCACTGGAGAGAGTCCTGAAAACTTCATAGCTCAGCATTCTTATTTCCTCTGTTGCTCCAGAATTTGTATGGAAGATTTTATACTTGGGACTCCTAGTAGTTACAATCACATGGTTCCAGCATTACCTTTGCAGAACAGGATCTTTATTGTGCTCTTCCTTTCCAGGTGGTTGGAGGCAAGGTAAAGAAACCAGGCAAGCGAGGTCGTAAACCAGCCAAAATAGACTTGAAGGCAAAACTTGAAAGAAGTCGTCAGAGTGCAAGAGAGTGCAGAGCCAGGAAGAAGCTGAGGTACCAGTACCTGGAAGAGCTGGTTTCAAGTAGAGAGCGAGCCATCTGTGCTCTCAGAGAAGAGCTTGAAATGGTGAGGAGCTATCACTTAACCTAACCCTCAGTATTATCTGGGACCTGTCCTTGTGAACACTTGTTCTTGAGACCACAGTGACTGACAGTGGCATTTGGCTGGCCCGGAGGTATCAAAACATCAGATGCATCCAGCTGTTTGCCTCCTTTGGTGTGTAGAATATGAATTCACGTCACAAGTTATGTGCTGGTTCCGAACTGGAAGCAAGTGAAGGAAGTGCCATTACATTTGAGTCTGTTGTCTTTGAAATGTCTGGTTTTGAAAAACCTTTGACAGAGGTAGATTGTGGGAAGAGGTGTTAAAATATCAAAGGGGAAACATATATCCACAGGGTGTCATTGCTTCTCTGTTGGGGAAGTGGATTCTTGCAGCATGCTCTCTGTGTCGATGGTTCCAGCATGTGTAAGATGGGGTCTTGGCCAAATGAGCAGCAGTAACCAAAGAGAGTGTTTCATCTGGAAATACAGACACAGCTCCTCAGGGATGCCATTGAAGTGTCACCAGCGCTGAGAACACTGCTTTGCCCTGGCTTTAGGTTCGTTTGAATGGGCAGGGCTGATCACTACAAGGCAGTAGGTTTAGGATCAGGTGAAAAGCCAGCCAACTGTCCccaggtttttttggtgtgcttCAGGGTTTGGCAATGAAGAGTTTAAGATGAAGGAAGTAGGAATAAGGCACATGTGCTTCCAATGTGCCTTGCGCAATGGGAAAGGACCTCTTAATAGTCCATCAGCCCCAGAGTcatgtgaaatatttgtttttaataggcCATGAACTGGAACAGTGTTCTTGCATGCCAGCAGCGAGAAATTGCACAGAGTGTTCCATGTTGTTTAATAATTACAGTGTTCTGTCTAGTGCTGCCTCTGAGTAGCAGTTTATTGACTGAAAGAGCCTTTGCTGAGGCCAGGTATGCAGCCATGGACACGTGCTCAGCTCATTAGTGCTCTGCAGTTTCGTAAGAGGCTTCAGCTCAGTAAATTCGGACCTTAAATGAGTATACCGGAAGGTAAAGATTACAGCCCTGTTTTGTCTGCTAATGTGATCCTGGCAGTTTGCTAAGGCCTAATGTGTTTGCATATTTCAGTACAAGCAGTGGTGCATGGCCATGGACCAAGGGAAAATCCCCTCAGAAATAAAAGCCCTGCTAACTGGAGAGGAGcaaggcaaagcacagcagaactCAACCAAACTTGCCAAGGCTGCGAAGAcagaagcaaacagcagcaatcCCTGTAAGTATCCAGGCTATGATTAATTCCTGTTTTGTTACATCTTTTGTGGTGTAGGAGGATGGCTGTGGTGTAGGAAGAAACATAAGGATGTGCTTTTGGGCACAAATAGTTGATTGAAGCAAAGAGCTTAGTGGGTGGTACAAAGGCTCTGTGTAATGTTTACATGGACAACACAGAAATTACACTATAGAGGAAGCTGGGCAGTTACTTTAAAAGAAGACTTTGTGTTTCACCAAAGCCTGTGGAGACCTGTGAAGACCTTAATTTCTTACAGCAtattctgtttttttaatgcaagctAAATGGAATGCATAAAACAcaattgaattttaaaaactccaCCAAGAAAACATTATTCTAGCTGCAAGCACTCCAAGAGAGAAATGCCGGGCTTGGGATTTCCTATGGGGTCTTCTTTTTGACACCTTTGTGCTCGTGCAGGGAATGGAATAGGGTTCTTCTGGGAATTGGAAGGTGAAAAGACCAAGTGATATGAAGTCATATTCCTGATATGTTTATGCAAAGAGAGAGAGTTAAGGTGTAGCATAGGCAATTCTATATACTTCTTATTTTGTAATAGTTCATGCAACAGGGTAAATTGCACTtcactgaagattttttaaaaataggagtTTCTAGCTTTGTAAGATTCAACATGAAAACCACTTTTTAAACTGTAACGATGTTCCCTGGTGCATCATTCTCAGGAGGCCGATGCAGAACCTTCTGCGCTGCAGCAGAGGTGGCTTGGGAGCTCGCAGAAGGAAGAATGCTGTTCTGAAGAGTGGATGCATCCCCAGGTGCAGGGGAAAGGATCCCAGTGCTCTCTTCTCTTTGTTCCTCCCCATCTGAAATTCTTTGATTATGGTGTTCCTAAGGCTTCGTGGAGTGGGGCTTTTGGGGCAGCAGGTGTTTGTGTAAGTGGAGCGTTGTTCTTCCTTTCGCTACACTGCCCTCCCCATACAGCTATGGCAGCTTTGGGACATTCCCAGCACAAGAGTGGGGCTGCTTTTATATCAGAGCCCAGAACTGGGCTGGCTTCGTGTTTGGTGGTTATGTGGTTGTTAACTGTTGTGGGATACTGGGAGgttctgtaaaagaaaagcaagataaGGATCTTGGTAACAGCTTTGCTAAAGCCAAACCTGGTACTGttgaggagaaggagctggatCAAAAGCTTTCAGTAAGAAGATTTATAGCAATGTCATTTGTAACGTGAATGAAGGTGTTGCTCTCAGCATCCATCTGTAATGCAGCATCTCTTGTGTGTGACTGGGATTCTTAAAGAGAGGTACTAGATACATTTCCTGCTTCTGCCCATACTTCTTCCACCGGGTGCATTTTCCACCTGCCGTGCTCCCAGGAAGAGAGTCAAGGCATGTCCCTGCATCCTGCTTCCAGCAGGGGAACAGCAGCCATTCCCTCTCACCCAACTGGGTCCTGAAACCTTCCTGTAGCTACCTACATTTTGGGCCCTATTACCTCTCTGGACAGCAAATTAATGTGAATTCTGCTGTGCTATCCTGGTTGCCCAGCCAAAGACAATGCCAGGAACTGGTAGCAAGGAAAGCAAGTTGCATCAGTTTAGTTTTGTGATCAGAGAGGTGATGTCAAAACTCTTGTGGGCTGATGTTATCCCAGTTATTGACAGATAACCTGCCACCTTCCTCAGACTGCTCTTTCTCCTGGATATGCTTTTTGTATTCATCAGATGCAGTGTGGAGAGTGGAGCTCAGGATTTTCAGAGGGGGTTTGGCTTGcttattctgttttgtttatgaCAATgtctttctctgtattttatgAAATGCATGGAACATTTTTTAATCTCATGTTTTCAGCATTGTTTCATAGAATAAATATTATAATGAATGACTTTGCTAGACTGAATGTTGCCTTCTTTTTATTGAACGAATTGGGTCTGTTTAGCATTATCTCAATTTAGGGGGGGTCAGAAGCACTGAAAATAGTCGAGTGCCGTATTTCAGGGTACAGCACAATTGTTTTCAGGATTCCATTCTAAGCACCTGTATGTTGAAGGTTAACACATGGTTTTAAGTTTATTCTTTAGACCCTGCAACCATGTACCCAGTTAGCAATTGCTAGAAATGTTGCACAGACACACAAGACTGTTAAGAGAGGTCAAGTCACACTGAAGCAGAGATGGGGAGGATATTAGGCTTCATGTTGTGTTGTCTGTGTCCTATCCCTCCCACCCCATCTCCATCATCCACCCTCTGCATCTGAAGTTCTGCACTGCAGTTTGTCCTGAAAGATAGCAGTAAAGCCAACCTGTAAGTTTGGGGATTTGTCGATGTTGCATCCTTACCTGTTCcttttcctggattttctggaggaagaaaaacccTAGGCCAAATGTTCAGAATTATACTCTGCCAACCTTGTAGTTGGACTTTATAACATGATCATACCAGAAGTATAATGGATTATTTTGGGTTAGAATTAGTCTTACACAGCCCACTTTCGGATGTAAACAATGTATTGTAATTAGACACATATTCCAAATGTTATGCATATGTTTAAGTGTCTTTCAGAATCAGGGATATAGAAAACATGCAGAGGAGTTATGGTATGTGACCAGAACATCTCTGCCCAGCACTAGGTAATGTGACAAACGCAGCTCTGATCTTGCCAGAAAtaccctgcttgctttcttccctctctctgtttCACGTGCTGTGATACCAAAGAAGAAGCCTCTCAGCAGAAGGGTTTCTTTTCTGGAGGAAGTGGAGAGTTGGAATTTGTCGTTGTGGTAAGCAAAGTTCCTTGTCATGGTGGTTCCTGCTTCTTGGCTTAGTCAGCACCTGACATTCCAGGGCTGTGTTTGGCAAGCCTGGGCCCAGCTCTGTGGCACAAATGGGGATATCCATGTTCTGACGGGTTTCTTGTGCTTTGTGCAGATGGACAGGAGGCCTGGTACAGCCTCTGTCATTCTTGATTGTCCTGCAAGCAAAAATCTGTGACATGCATCTTTTCCATCTGCTCTAGATGCTGTAGTCCATTACAAAATGTAGGATTCCCAGCTGTAATCTTCATTAAAGTTCTGTGGCTTCCATCACACAGCAGATTGTGCTGTGTACCATTTTTTGGCCTTAGCTGGATTTCTGGGAGTCCTTTATTTTGGAGCTTGAAGTTTAGCAGTTCCCctttgtcataggttagcaagcatagtcccggaagggacgtccttgctaaggggtgcttacagtttcctctgggaactgaaagaacctatcagctggccagtttgaatacggacaattctctaagccacttaaagttgtgatcacctctgtgatccacatttaagaataggcaaactccccctccaagctctctctcgtttccggcgctgggacaggtggctgcaggccccgtgtgggggccagcgggcccggccaggccctgcttgggccaggccgggccggaCCACGGCcgtcctgaagccatggacctgttccagccatggaacccccccccactgccttgctgtgggcagccggagcggctcggctctcccccctctccactgcgataaggaaaattcaacattccagctgcaaagctgcaaggccgaggtgagagtaacccttttattgctgtgaagagctgaaaacctgagggaagagagagaggagatgcttaaagctgaaattctgttgtgaagctatgatatatcagagtatctcgttgtaatttcatgaagatatggggggtggagtgttcaactcgtaagcaaaagcacctgcgctgagataggcagatgctgacgcagctgtaatttcatgagaagtttggacagggagagatgaaccagatgaggacttttgctccaaatgggaaaggagaaaacctcagtccgtagagatgaaccagatgaggacttttgctccaaatgggaaaggagaaaacctcagttcctagagatgctcccagagatagtcctaacgatgaagatgatgaagaccctttgctcccagggaaggagaagggcctctgtttttgtttctgaacggctcaaccttaaaattgtaccccaaaaaacttcaagagtggaccctcgaaagcagttgcgggaaaagctgcaagtcgggggaaaggactcacacgcaggcagagagactcctcttcctaaatggactgaacaatatttggaagtgggcggctgtctcgttgtgataatgttttcatagcatgagcaagaagagacttctctttctaaatggactgaacaaggttattatggaagtggtaaacagactgaacatcttaagggttgtcttttcacattgtcagtgggagaagggaggaaggtggggggaggaggagagttctgaaggcggtataattttttt includes:
- the CREBL2 gene encoding cAMP-responsive element-binding protein-like 2, translating into MDDSKVVGGKVKKPGKRGRKPAKIDLKAKLERSRQSARECRARKKLRYQYLEELVSSRERAICALREELEMYKQWCMAMDQGKIPSEIKALLTGEEQGKAQQNSTKLAKAAKTEANSSNP